Proteins encoded by one window of Macaca mulatta isolate MMU2019108-1 chromosome 10, T2T-MMU8v2.0, whole genome shotgun sequence:
- the LOC144331520 gene encoding LOW QUALITY PROTEIN: uncharacterized protein MIR1-1HG-like (The sequence of the model RefSeq protein was modified relative to this genomic sequence to represent the inferred CDS: deleted 1 base in 1 codon): protein MVKPGLRRNRAVEAEGTEGQSQSMEAAWRLRPSPDPCGSPMGKPGQSERVNGTKSTVQWIWSPSTSCSCALMAPCGPAAGPAVTERTQQAVQGQPGSACGQLQVSPEMSITHKEKENAHLKDILLFDNAETFSQPQPHSAPVCEGQQLLGKFSASVLTRAGGGASLCSWEHLLCCG from the exons ATGGTGAAGCCAGGGCTGCGGAGGAATCGGGCGGTGGAGGCAGAGGGCACTGAGGGTCAATCCCAGAGCATGGAGGCTGCCTGGCGCCTCCGACCCTCCCCAGACCCCTGTGGGTCCCCGATGGGGAAGCCCGGGCAGAGCGAGAGGGTG AATGGAACCAAATCGACTGTCCAATGGATTTGGTCCCCTTCAACCAGCTGTAGCTGTGCATTGATGGCGCCGTGCGGCCCGGCTGCAGGTCCCGCAGTCACGGAGAGGACCCAGCAGGCGGTGCAGGGACAGCCCGGCTCAGCGTGTGGTCAGCTCCAA GTCAGCCCTGAAATGTCCATTActcacaaagaaaaggaaaatgctcATTTGAAAGAC ATTCTTCTCTTTGACAATGCTGAGACAttctcccagccccagccccacagtGCCCCAGTGTGTGAAGGACAACAGCTGTTGGGGAAGTTCAGTGCATCTGTCCTAACCAGGGCTGGAGGTGGTGCCAGTCTGTGCAGCTGGGAACACCTCCTCTGCTGTGGCTGA
- the LOC114670564 gene encoding uncharacterized protein LOC114670564: MPPGPQHQPRGRPRGSQAPQQGPAQTQTTRAALPKAPLVSAHVCPPPPAPCPCKRLLTLTWLGELQKCRVRPGAASPAAQLGNPRPPPAPQWGVPQVQGPGLRDQRPELADCPHRLCDAGWSSHLSRAPQDQGPGHGRTVDHSGRGTRLLEVYLLGSWPLPHIPRPALQSHGEKPEPQPHSPHTPTPTLVSSGQRQRGTERRSLHLPSPEASWVMTGPAPGPAHPTKDPTSHHKGGQEVLSFYQAV; the protein is encoded by the exons ATGCCACCCGGCCCCCAGCATCAGCCCCGCGGGAGGCCACGCGGAAGTCAAGCTCCTCAGCAGGGACCCGCACAGACGCAGACCACCAGGGCTGCTCTCCCCAAAGCCCCCCTAGTCTCCGCCCACGTGTGCCCCCCTCCCCCCGCGCCCTGCCCCTGTAAACGCCTCCTGACCCTGACGTGGCTGGGCGAGCTGCAGAAGTGCCGAGTCCGACCAGGGGCAGCCTCGCCCGCCGCTCAGCTCGGGAATCCCCGCCCCCCACCAGCACCTCAGTGGGGGGTACCGCAAGTTCAAG GGCCTGGACTCAGAGACCAGAGGCCGGAACTGGCAGACTGTCCTCACAGGCTGTGTGATGCTGGCTGGTCGTCCCATCTCTCCAGGGCCCCACAGGACCAGGGACCGGGACACGGAAGGACAGTGGACCACAGTGGTCGGGGGACCCGCCTGTTGGAG gtttacctcctgggctcatggccccttccccATATCCCAAGGCCAGCTCTGCAGAGTCATGGGGAGAAGCCAGAGCCCCAGCCACACTCGCCACACACACCAACGCCCACTCTGGTGTCCTCCGGCCAGCGACAGCGAGGGACAGAGCGGCGCTCCCTGCACCTGCCCAGTCCGGAGGCTTCTTGGGTGATGACAGGCCCTGCTCCCGGCCCTGCACACCCCACTAAAGACCCCACGTCTCACCATAAAGGAGGCCAGGAGGTTTTAAGCTTCTACCAG GCGGTTTGA